One Rhizobiales bacterium GAS188 DNA window includes the following coding sequences:
- a CDS encoding fatty-acyl-CoA synthase: MEALSYVHGSAGPPLISATIGAILDDVAAQKGDREALVCVRQGVRLTYAELKAQADAFAAGLLALGLEPGDRLGIWSPNRFEWVVVQFAAAKAGLILVNINPAYRVSELEHVLRVAGCKALVTASQFKSSNYPGMAAELVPELVLTREPVASKRLPELRRLIVFDDAQGCDCLRYSEVIALGRATGLERLSALELDFDEPANIQFTSGTTGLPKGVTLSHHNLLNNGLQVGVTTGIKPDDRVCIPVPLYHCFGMVMGVLACLTQGATMVFPSEGFEALGALQAIAAERCTHLYGVPTMFIAILGEDTFADFDMTSLRGGIMAGAPCPVEVMKAVMRDMNMAEVTIAYGMTETSPVSFQTRISDPVDVRVVTVGRIMPHLEVKIVDESGRVTPLGQSGELCTRGYSVMLGYWGEEAKTRDVLDAAGWMHTGDLAILDEQGYCRIIGRSKDIVIRGGENISPREIEEFLYRHPSIRDVQVVGLPDDRFGEELCAWIVLHPEARVGADDIRAFCRGQIAHFKIPRYIKFVDAFPTTATGKVQKFMIRGAMIEELGLRTAAS; this comes from the coding sequence ATGGAAGCCCTTAGTTACGTGCATGGCAGTGCGGGGCCGCCGCTCATTTCGGCGACGATCGGTGCCATTCTCGACGATGTCGCAGCGCAAAAAGGCGACCGCGAAGCTCTCGTTTGCGTACGGCAAGGGGTACGCTTGACCTACGCGGAACTGAAGGCTCAGGCGGACGCATTCGCCGCCGGGCTGCTCGCGCTTGGTCTGGAACCTGGGGATCGTCTCGGGATCTGGTCCCCCAATCGCTTCGAATGGGTGGTCGTTCAGTTCGCAGCGGCCAAGGCAGGGCTGATTCTGGTCAACATCAATCCCGCTTACCGCGTATCGGAACTGGAACATGTGCTCCGTGTCGCGGGCTGCAAGGCTCTGGTGACGGCCTCCCAATTCAAGTCGAGCAATTATCCGGGCATGGCGGCGGAACTCGTTCCGGAACTGGTCCTCACCCGCGAGCCCGTCGCCAGCAAACGCCTTCCGGAGCTGCGCCGGCTGATCGTGTTCGACGACGCGCAAGGTTGCGACTGCCTTCGTTACAGCGAGGTCATAGCGCTTGGCCGCGCGACCGGTCTCGAGCGTCTGTCGGCTCTCGAGCTGGATTTCGACGAGCCGGCGAACATACAGTTCACCAGCGGAACCACCGGGCTGCCGAAGGGCGTGACGCTGTCGCACCACAACCTGCTCAATAACGGGTTGCAGGTGGGTGTGACGACCGGGATCAAGCCGGACGATCGCGTCTGCATTCCCGTTCCTCTCTACCACTGTTTCGGGATGGTGATGGGCGTGCTGGCTTGCCTGACCCAGGGCGCCACCATGGTGTTTCCCAGCGAGGGCTTTGAGGCCCTTGGGGCCCTGCAAGCAATCGCGGCGGAGCGCTGTACTCACCTCTATGGCGTACCGACCATGTTCATCGCCATTCTGGGGGAAGACACCTTCGCGGATTTCGACATGACCTCGTTGCGCGGCGGCATCATGGCCGGAGCACCCTGTCCCGTCGAGGTGATGAAGGCCGTCATGCGGGACATGAACATGGCTGAGGTCACCATCGCTTATGGCATGACTGAAACCAGCCCCGTGAGTTTCCAAACGCGAATCAGCGACCCCGTGGATGTGAGGGTGGTCACGGTCGGCCGCATCATGCCGCATCTCGAAGTCAAGATCGTCGACGAGTCGGGCCGTGTCACGCCGCTCGGGCAGTCGGGGGAACTGTGCACCCGCGGATACTCCGTCATGCTCGGCTATTGGGGCGAAGAAGCCAAGACGCGCGACGTCCTGGACGCAGCGGGCTGGATGCACACGGGGGACCTCGCAATCCTGGACGAACAGGGGTATTGCCGCATCATCGGACGCAGCAAGGACATCGTGATCCGGGGAGGCGAGAACATCTCCCCACGCGAGATCGAGGAATTCCTCTATCGCCATCCGTCAATTCGGGACGTCCAAGTCGTCGGCCTGCCCGACGACAGGTTTGGCGAGGAGCTCTGTGCCTGGATCGTCCTTCACCCCGAGGCCCGTGTCGGGGCGGACGACATCCGCGCCTTCTGTCGCGGCCAGATCGCGCACTTCAAGATTCCTCGCTACATCAAGTTCGTCGACGCCTTCCCCACCACGGCAACCGGCAAGGTCCAGAAGTTCATGATCAGAGGAGCCATGATTGAGGAGCTAGGGCTGCGGACGGCAGCGTCATGA
- a CDS encoding transcriptional regulator, AraC family: protein MDRRDVQSSALHNIGDVHVVSHVWSGIHVSDIRVTALPGRAWHPLNSDQPVLSVVVNELNGQCEARLSLSAGNTFRQSGRQRPAGHISLIPANVPVWGYSEDIDQVEEVRLVLDIDRVKEIMGEEFAAAPLQEPRLVFNDESIQALARLVVSSEDKAEWSSLFGDGLVAAMVARLSHLNSLPTRNHRRLGLSTRQLSAVTEYIRDNLANPIRLSELASLADLSPSQFGRAFKTSTGTTPHLWHLDARIETAKRLLTDPRNRLAEVALDTGFSEQSHFTRAFRAATGVSPGAWRRDVTH, encoded by the coding sequence ATGGATCGACGCGACGTTCAGTCGAGCGCATTGCACAATATCGGCGACGTGCATGTCGTCAGTCATGTGTGGAGCGGCATTCACGTCAGCGACATTCGCGTGACGGCGCTTCCGGGTCGCGCATGGCACCCGCTCAATTCCGATCAACCTGTCTTGTCGGTCGTCGTCAACGAACTGAACGGCCAGTGTGAGGCGCGACTGAGCTTGAGCGCCGGTAACACCTTCCGGCAATCGGGCCGGCAGCGACCGGCAGGCCATATCAGCCTCATTCCCGCCAATGTGCCGGTCTGGGGCTATTCCGAAGACATCGATCAGGTCGAGGAGGTTCGGCTCGTTCTGGATATTGACCGAGTCAAGGAGATCATGGGCGAGGAGTTCGCGGCGGCGCCGCTGCAAGAGCCGCGTCTGGTCTTCAACGACGAGAGCATCCAGGCTCTCGCCCGTCTCGTGGTCTCGAGCGAAGACAAGGCCGAATGGTCCTCGCTGTTTGGCGACGGCCTCGTCGCCGCGATGGTCGCTCGCCTATCCCACCTCAACTCTTTGCCCACCCGAAATCATCGCCGCCTCGGACTTTCGACGCGCCAGCTATCCGCGGTGACCGAATACATCCGCGACAACCTCGCGAATCCCATCCGACTATCCGAGTTGGCGAGCCTGGCGGACCTGTCACCGTCGCAATTCGGCCGAGCCTTCAAGACCTCCACGGGAACCACGCCCCACCTATGGCACTTGGACGCGCGGATCGAGACCGCGAAACGATTGCTTACGGACCCCCGCAATCGTCTGGCTGAGGTCGCGTTGGATACGGGCTTTTCGGAGCAGAGCCATTTCACCCGAGCGTTCCGCGCCGCCACCGGCGTTTCGCCCGGTGCATGGCGTCGCGACGTGACCCATTGA
- a CDS encoding Enoyl-CoA hydratase/carnithine racemase, with product MRTIRFERQDTVGRIVLANPPYNRLDLQFSESLRQAVHDASQSDIRVLVVQADGPHFSFGGEVREWPGKDVNWFHTFVAEVNLSYRAIEALRVPTIAAVQGVAFGGGLELALACDFIVAAEDAVFRCVEVTTGMLPIAGALQRLAERVGRGRASRFAMLGEPISGSLAGELGIATHVVPEAELAQATEALARKLALGPTKSYAATRKLLKVWSAGGVPAADATLLDITMDLFDTEDCTRGFLNTAKAFDLDIEPPEMLFNGR from the coding sequence ATGCGAACCATTCGATTCGAGCGCCAAGACACCGTCGGACGCATCGTTCTCGCCAATCCTCCCTACAACCGCCTCGACCTCCAATTCTCGGAAAGTCTTCGGCAGGCGGTTCATGACGCCAGCCAAAGCGACATCCGCGTTCTGGTGGTCCAGGCGGACGGACCTCACTTCAGCTTCGGGGGCGAGGTGCGGGAATGGCCTGGAAAGGACGTGAATTGGTTCCACACCTTTGTGGCTGAAGTCAATCTGTCCTACCGCGCGATCGAGGCTCTGAGGGTGCCGACCATCGCCGCGGTCCAGGGGGTCGCCTTCGGCGGTGGTCTCGAGCTTGCTCTCGCTTGCGACTTCATCGTCGCGGCCGAGGACGCGGTCTTCCGTTGCGTCGAGGTGACGACGGGGATGCTGCCGATCGCAGGTGCGCTGCAGCGCCTCGCCGAACGCGTCGGCCGAGGGCGGGCGTCGCGCTTCGCCATGCTGGGCGAGCCGATCTCCGGCTCTCTGGCAGGCGAGCTCGGGATCGCCACACATGTCGTCCCGGAGGCGGAACTCGCACAGGCAACCGAGGCGCTGGCCCGGAAGCTGGCACTAGGACCGACGAAGTCCTATGCCGCGACGCGAAAGCTCCTCAAGGTTTGGTCGGCTGGCGGCGTGCCGGCCGCCGATGCCACCCTACTCGATATCACCATGGACCTTTTCGACACGGAGGACTGCACCCGCGGGTTCTTGAATACCGCGAAGGCGTTCGATCTCGACATTGAGCCGCCGGAGATGCTCTTCAACGGCCGTTGA
- a CDS encoding Phage integrase, N-terminal SAM-like domain — translation MTDKAISPLRQRMIEDMTARHFAEKVQKDYIRHVKNFAAFLGRSPDAATSEDLRLFQLHMTKTHVSPGSINAAIVALRFLFKVTLERDDLVRRLPLVREPRRAPIVLSPEEVARLLEAAPGVKYKAALSVAYGAGLRVSEVVALKVSDIDSKRMTLRVEQGKGDKDRYVMLSPQLLELLRDWWHVARRPWEAFRSRPLSLQYTVAQGPASETLHHCSRS, via the coding sequence ATGACCGACAAGGCAATCAGCCCATTGCGCCAGCGCATGATCGAAGACATGACGGCGCGTCATTTCGCGGAGAAGGTCCAGAAGGACTACATCCGTCACGTCAAAAACTTCGCAGCTTTCCTCGGCCGCTCGCCCGATGCCGCCACCAGCGAGGATCTTCGTCTGTTTCAATTGCACATGACGAAGACCCATGTGAGCCCGGGAAGCATCAATGCCGCGATCGTCGCGCTCCGGTTCTTATTCAAGGTGACGCTCGAACGGGACGACCTGGTCCGGCGTCTGCCGTTGGTGCGCGAACCGCGCAGGGCCCCGATCGTGTTGAGCCCCGAGGAAGTGGCGCGACTTCTGGAGGCCGCCCCCGGCGTCAAATACAAGGCGGCGCTCAGCGTGGCTTACGGGGCCGGCTTGCGCGTCTCCGAGGTCGTCGCGTTGAAGGTGTCCGATATCGACAGCAAGCGCATGACGCTCCGGGTTGAGCAAGGCAAGGGCGACAAGGATCGCTATGTCATGCTCTCGCCGCAACTGCTTGAGTTACTGCGCGACTGGTGGCATGTGGCGCGGCGTCCTTGGGAGGCTTTCAGAAGCCGGCCCCTCAGCCTTCAATACACCGTCGCGCAAGGGCCGGCTTCTGAAACCCTTCACCATTGCAGTCGGTCCTAG